ATGTTTTCGGATTCGGTGTGATAACCTCCACGCCTTCCTTGATCAGATCCGGCCAGTCCTTAATACCCTTCGGATTGCCTTTACGTACAAGGAACACAATGGTCGATGTGTACGGCGCACTGTTATGCTCGAACTTCCCTTCCCAGCCATCCTGGATCAGCCCGGCTTGACGGATTGCATCAATATCATATCCGAGTGCCAGCGTGACCACGTCCGCTTCTAAGCCGTCAATAACGGATCGGCTTTGTTTGCCAGAGCCCCCATGCGATTGTTTGAATGTGACCTTCTGTCCTTTCTCCTTCTCCCAATAAGCTGCAAATGCTTTGTTATAGCTCTCGTACAATTCACGGGTCGGATCATAGGATACGTTCAAGAGCTCCACACTTTTGGCTTCTGCTCCGCCCGTCTCCTCCTTTCCTTTAGCCGAAACGCTCGGGTCAGTTTTATCCGTTGCGCAAGCTGCCAGTGCCGCTGCCATCATGACTGCCAGACCTACCAAAACTCCTCGTTTTAACACCTTTTTCATATGGAATCACTTCCCCTATTTTTCTTTAGACGGATTGCCAAGCTATCACACTTCATTTGACAATCCGTCTTTACTAAACAGGAATACAAAAAGAACGGAGGACCCCCATAAGGATGTGGTCAAATCGGCCGTAGGCCGTATCTGCTTCATCCTTGTGGGTGTTCCTCCGTTCATACGGTGAGAACAATTTATATAATTCCTACCTGTTTAGTGTGTTATAGGTAATTGTAATGACTCCACTGCAACCTGTCAAACCTTTTTTCACAACATCATACAGAAGCTACAATCTGATAAAGTTCTTCCGGTTCATGGATCAGGTATGTAGGTTTTCCCTGAATCAGCAACTCCTCGGCGTCATATCCCCACGTAACCATGGCGCAAGCAATACCCGTGTTCTGGCAGGCCTCCGCATCCCGAAGCTCATCTCCAATGTAGAGTACCTCATCCTTCGAGATTCCCCGCTCCTTCAATAGCTTCCGGAGTGCCTTCTCCTTACCGAATATATTGCTCGCCGTGTATACGAAATCAAACATCTGACTGTCATGAATGCCAAGAAACTTCTGAATGTTATCCTCACTGTTGGACGACAGAATCCCCATCGTCATCCCTTGTGACTTCACCCTGGAGAGGACATCACGTATGCCCGGCACAATGTCCAGATCAATCACATCGTCCTTATATTTCTTCTTCACGTCGGCCACAAGCATCGGCAGCTTGTAGATCGGACATTTCATCACCTTTAGCCGCTCTCGTATCGAGAGGGAAGCCAGGTGTTCAATATCCTCATCTTTAATCTTCTCATAACCGTATTTATCCGCCAGATCGTTCATCAGCTTCACAACCAAGTATTTACTCTGGACGAGCGTTCCGTTGAAATCAAAAATGAGCACCTTGTACACGTCGTTCCTCCTTTATGCCACATATCTTATATAAGATTTTCTACATGGCAAGGAAGATTCCTGTTAAACGACATCCACGTTTTCCACATTTCTAAAGGACATATAAGCGATTAACAGACCAATGATTCCAAGGGTAATCGGAATAACGATAAAAGAGCTGATGTAAAAACCACCGTTATTGTTGAGGAGCGTAATGAGAATAAAGGAAGAAACAATCGTTGCCGCTACCGATTTCTTACGCATTCCGAAATACAGAGGTATCATGCTAATCCCAGCTGCAGACAACCCCTGGATCAACATTTGGATTCCTTCATTTATGAGCAACTCCATAGAAGGAGTCCCAGGAATGATGTGAAGAACAGAATTCAATGCGATAAAGACGGCAATCACCGTTACATTCGAGATCAAGATCGTAATGAAAGTAATCCCCATAATCAGCAAGAGTTTAGCCGCAATCAACTTCTTACGCGGCACCGGATACGTAAACATAATCGAAATCGTCTTGTTGTTGTATTCATTAATAATGAGCTTACCGATCAGGACCGCTGCAAAAATAACAAACACCACTCTCACCATAACGCTCATCGCCGTAAACATTTCATCAAATGTAGAAAAGGCTTCTTTAAGATCCTGTTCTTCAACATAAGATATAAGTCCTATAAGCACAATGATCAAGAAACTTGCGATTAGAGCGCCCTTCCAGTACCATCCCATCTTGTGCTTTTTCAGTTCCAACTTCATCAACTTAAGCATATTTCTCTCCTCCACCCGTCTGATCGATGAAATATTCCTCGAGCGAAGTACGCTTATGATGAATAGACTCAATGGTCACATCGTTCAGAATAAGCGTCTTCGATATTTCAGGCTGCGAAACATCCGATTGGTAAATACGGATCGTATCATCTCCGATGACTTTGAAATTGTGGATATTCAGGCTGTTTTCCAGAACAAATACCGCTTTTCGGCAGTCTGGTGTAACGATTTCGATAAAGCCCAAATTGCGCGTTTTCAAATCGTTCATCGAGGCTTCCTCTTTAAGGACACCGTTCTGGATAATGCCAATCGTATCGGCAACCTGCTCAATTTCGCTGAGCAGATGGCTTGAAATAAACAGGGTCATATTATACTCCTTGCTAAGCATATGAAACAGATCCCTAAAATCCTTGATGCCTGCCGGATCGAGGCCGTTGATAGGCTCATCCAGAATGAGCAGTTCAGGCTTCGTTACGAGGGCTCTGGCCATGCCGAGTCTTTGCTTCATGCCGAGGGAGAATTCCGCGACAGCCTTCTTGTCCGCTCCGGTAAGCTTCACCAGCTCTAGTGCATCACTGATCGCCTTTTTGTTATACAAGCCCATGTACTCACAGTGTATCTCCAGGTTTTCTTTTGCCGTCAGCTTATCGTAAAAAATAGGGTATTCGATAATGCTCCCTATGCGCTTGAACATTTCAACGGAGGAAGGTTTCAGCATCTCTCCAAACAGCTCAATTTCACCACTCGTCGGCTTCACAAGATTCAATATCATTCGCATGACCGTTGTCTTACCTGCACCGTTCGGTCCAAGAAATCCGTAAATTTGTCCTTGGGAAATGTTCATGCTGACATCCGATACCACTTCTTTACCGTTGAATACTTTAGTTAAATTGCGGGTACTGATTATATAACTCATAATGATAAACTCCTCTCGTCACTTGCTTAATTCCATTCTAGACCGAAGCCCTATCATATTTATTTCGCAATTCTTACGAAACTCTTAAGTTCACGAAAGTCGACCCAGTTTGACGGTAAACACCGTAGATTTAAAGGGTTTGCTCCTTACGGTAATGTCTCCATACATTTCCTCCACTAGCCTTTTCGTAATCGTAAGCCCGAGTCCGCTGCCCTGGAACGATTGGTTTCTGGAATCCTCCAGCGTATACATCCGTTCAAAAATAAGCCGCTGATCGCGTTCGCCGATTCCTTTTCCCCGATCCCACACATCCACGTAGACGTGATCGTCATCGCAGCGCAAGGTTACGCCGATCTTGTCCCCATCCCCGCCGTAGCGGATTGCATTCGAGAGAAGATTGTCCAATACCCGGCTGAGAGCTTCCTCGTTCCCTTTGGCATAGACCGGTGTATCAGGAATATCTATTACTGCCTCGAGCTTGCGGGATTGCAGCAAATCGTAGAACATAAGGATGCTACTGCGACATATCTCGTTCATTTCCACCCGGGTCAACGGAATGTCCCGATCCCCCGACTCCAGCTTGGCCAAATCAAAAAATCGATTGATCAGTTCCACAATTTCCACCGCTTTGGAATGAACCTTGGTAAGAAGGCGCTTCTGTTCCTCAGGCTCCATATCAGGCTGATGTGCAATCATCTCAATATAACCAAGCACCACGGTAAGGGGTGTCTTTAAATCGTGTGAGATGTTCGCCAGCATTTTGCGCATCGCAAGCTCTGTCCGGGTAAACTCCACTTCATACTGCCGTTTCAATTCAAGCAGCCGATTGACTGTATTCAACAGTGTGTGCACACCGGGATCCTGGGTGACGAGTAGCACTTGCTCTTGCGAGGAGGACGCCATGACGGCCTCCAGCTTATCGGTAATATACTGTATATTTCGCGCAGTATTTCTCCGTGATATGTACTGAACGATGTTTAATATGGTAAGAAGCACGATGACGCCCAGCAGAAAGAGGGTCAATCCCATGCTAGAATTCCCCCAACCTGTATCCGATACCCCATAGTGTTTTTATATATTGAGGTGCCGAGGGTTCGTCTTCGATTTTCTCACGCAATCGGCTCATATGGACGTTAATGACATTTTCATCTCCGTAGTAATCATCGTTCCAGACAGAGCTGAATATTTGCTGTTTCGTAAATACCTTTTTCGGATTGTTCAAAAAAAGCTGTAAAATCTGCAGCTCCTTCGCAGTCAGCTTGACCTCTACTCCGTTCTTGCTCACAGTCAGGTTATCCATATCCATGGACAGCTCGTGTACGTTGATCACACGGGACTGCTGCGGCAGCTTATCGACATAATGTGTGGCCCGCCGGATCGCCGCTTTCACTCTCGCAGACAGCTCGATCATAGAGAACGGCTTCGCGATATAGTCATCCGCACCGAACCCCAGCCCGATCGCCTTGTCCGCTTCCCCGCCTTTCGCGGATAAAATCAGGATTGGAACATGGCTCTTCTCCCTCACTATTCGGAGGAAGTCCATCCCGTTAAGCTTCGGCAGCATCAAATCCAGCAGGATTAAATCGAACGTCTGATGGCTGAACATCTGCAGCGCTTCCTCCCCGTCATGGGCATGAAACAGTTGAAATCCCTCACCGGATAAGTAACTCACGACCATTTCTCCAATGGAAAGATCATCTTCAACAAGTAGTATGGTACCGTTCATACAGTATTTTCCTCCTATGTATATAAAAAAACTTCCTCTATTACTTTAATCCTAAAACCGCAACCAGTAAATGGATTGGGTCGCGAACCCTGTCATCCCTTTTGTCTGTTGTGAGATGCTACGAGTACGAATCGTTCCTACAATCGCTCTTGCCCCCGAATTTCCTAAGTGATTCTTAGCGGAAGAAATTCGGGGACACGAGCGTATGCTTCCGATGCAGCTTTCCGTTGGAAAGCTTTTAGGAGACCGCTTTCGCTTCTTCGGAATCGTTTCGTCCTCTCCGCTGCTTCCTGCGTATATCTACTTTAAACTTTTATACATAAAGAAACCGTTCTTTAATAAATGGAGGTACGACCCAACCATTTACGAAAGGAACGGTTTCTTAGTACATTCAATATACAATGCTTCAACTTTATTTGCCCATGGATTTGGAAAAAACATGCCTCAAAAACATTTTGTTCGCATTGTTAAGCGGGAAGTACGGGAAGTGTATTCTGCAAATCAAGAATAATCAGGGATAGGGAGCGTCCCAGGCCGGAACACCCCCTAATGACATTCTTTTCAGATGATTCACTAAACTGCTTCAATCTTCAATAAGAGTCCATACGCCTCTACCATTGATACATCTGCACTTACGCCTTCTCCACCGGACAGATGCACACCGGGCGAGGAACCTCGATCGTATATCCGGTTGATTCTAGCTTGCCTGTATCCTTATCGATTTTATAACTTGCGATTAAGCCGTTGTCCTGGTTAGCGGATACGAGGAAGCCGCCTGGCAGAATGTTAAAGTGACGCGGGGTCTTTCCTCCAGAGGAGACCCAGTTCACTGCATGCAGCATTCCGGTATCCGTATCGATCTCATACTGGACAATGCTGTCATGGCCGCGGTTGGAAGCATACAGGAAGCGACCGCATGGCGAAACGAGAACATGGGCGCCCGTGTTATCCATAACCACGTCCTCCGGTAGGGTGGAAATATGCTGCAGCATCTTCAGGTCTCCGAACGTCGCATCATATGCGTACACGGTAACCGTACTGTTCAATTCATTTACACCGTATAACCATTGCCCTGACGGATGGAAGGCAATATGGCGAGGACCGGACCCAGGCGGCAGACTAATCTCCCGGTGGGTCACAAGCTTCCCATCCTCGAGTCGGTACAAGTTGACGTCATCCATCCCCAGATCATTGACCACTACATATTTATGGTGAGGATCCTCGAATATGGAGTGCGGATGTGCCTCGGACTGTCGGTCATCCCTCAGTCCTCGTCCGCTGTGGCGGATAATGGAAGTGATTTCCCCGACGGCCCCCCCTTCTTCCAGCGCGAACACCGTAATCCGCCCGTCACTGTAGCCGGTTGTAAACAAATATTTCCCATCCCTCGAACGGGATACATGACAGGTTCCCGAGGAATCTGTCGGTTTGCGGCTGAGTACGCTCAGCTTGCGCGTTTCTGGATCAGCGCTGTATGCCACGACCTCGCTAGCTTCTTTTTCACTGACTGCATACAGCACACGGTGAAGCTCGTCAAAGTCCAAATAAGTTGCATTTTCAATACCCGATGTTCCGTCCAGCAGCTGCATCTCTCCGCTCTCCCGGTTAAGGGCAGCCAAATAAATACCATTATCTTGGTCAGAACCATAGGTTCCTATGTAAAAATAAACGTCCTGCTCCATCATCACGTCGTCCCACACTCCTTTAATTTCTGAAAGAAACTGTTGTGATTGCTTCCGTTATAATGTATTACCCAACGCCGGCTGACCTTTATCCCTCCTTCCTCAAATTCACGAAAAGATTACTTTCGTATACATCTATTATATATCCAATATTTACATAAATCGAAAGGTATTGCCCCTACTGGGTTTGTCATGTACGATTACCTCTGTGTCATTAATCACATTACCTCTATTTTACTCATCATGAAGGAGATGACAGCTTTGATTAAGAGAAGAATAGGACTGCTGGTTTTTGCCATGTTATTTGTATTTTCCAGCACAATTCAAGCTGCTCCCGCCAAAACACCGGCCCAAATCCGTGTGTTCCTCGACGGACAAGAAATTAAATTTCAAGCTGCACCTGTTATTAAAAACGGTGTTACATTCGTACAATTCCGCCCTTTGTTCCAAACGCTTGGATATAAGGTAAACTGGACTTCCGCCACCAAGCAGGTTACCGGAACACTGGCCGACCAGAAGCTGGTGATGAAGCTTGGATCAACCATTGCTTATGTAAACGGGCAGAAGACGAAACTTCCCATTGCCCCTTATACAAAAGCCGGTAATACACTCGTCCCCCTTCGTTTTGTGGCTGAATCCACAGGATTGCCTGTAAAGTGGGACGCCAAAGCCCACACAATCAAAATCGATCGCAAAACGGTTACGGATAAAGCTAGCGCTGAAATCAAAAAGCTGTATAAAAATCAAGCAGCTGCAGAAAGCAAGGGCGATTTCAAGGGAGCGATGACGGCAATTCATCCGAAATCACCTAGCTATAAAGAGTACGAGCAGAGCTATAAAGAAATGGCTGGATACAATGTCAAAGTGTCCTCCTTCGCTTATGACGTAACGGTAGCTGGCTCATCCGTTGTGGCCAGCGTTGAGAAAACCTACGAGCGTACCAGCGGACCATTTATCTGGGATTACACCATATATTACGATGTAATCTTGAAAAAGAATGCCTCAGGTGCATGGAAAGAATACGACAGTGCCCTGCTCGATATCGAGTATCATGTTCCGGACGGTTTCCTCGAACA
Above is a window of Paenibacillus uliginis N3/975 DNA encoding:
- a CDS encoding HAD-IA family hydrolase, translating into MYKVLIFDFNGTLVQSKYLVVKLMNDLADKYGYEKIKDEDIEHLASLSIRERLKVMKCPIYKLPMLVADVKKKYKDDVIDLDIVPGIRDVLSRVKSQGMTMGILSSNSEDNIQKFLGIHDSQMFDFVYTASNIFGKEKALRKLLKERGISKDEVLYIGDELRDAEACQNTGIACAMVTWGYDAEELLIQGKPTYLIHEPEELYQIVASV
- a CDS encoding ABC transporter permease; amino-acid sequence: MLKLMKLELKKHKMGWYWKGALIASFLIIVLIGLISYVEEQDLKEAFSTFDEMFTAMSVMVRVVFVIFAAVLIGKLIINEYNNKTISIMFTYPVPRKKLIAAKLLLIMGITFITILISNVTVIAVFIALNSVLHIIPGTPSMELLINEGIQMLIQGLSAAGISMIPLYFGMRKKSVAATIVSSFILITLLNNNGGFYISSFIVIPITLGIIGLLIAYMSFRNVENVDVV
- a CDS encoding ABC transporter ATP-binding protein yields the protein MSYIISTRNLTKVFNGKEVVSDVSMNISQGQIYGFLGPNGAGKTTVMRMILNLVKPTSGEIELFGEMLKPSSVEMFKRIGSIIEYPIFYDKLTAKENLEIHCEYMGLYNKKAISDALELVKLTGADKKAVAEFSLGMKQRLGMARALVTKPELLILDEPINGLDPAGIKDFRDLFHMLSKEYNMTLFISSHLLSEIEQVADTIGIIQNGVLKEEASMNDLKTRNLGFIEIVTPDCRKAVFVLENSLNIHNFKVIGDDTIRIYQSDVSQPEISKTLILNDVTIESIHHKRTSLEEYFIDQTGGGEKYA
- a CDS encoding sensor histidine kinase — its product is MTLFLLGVIVLLTILNIVQYISRRNTARNIQYITDKLEAVMASSSQEQVLLVTQDPGVHTLLNTVNRLLELKRQYEVEFTRTELAMRKMLANISHDLKTPLTVVLGYIEMIAHQPDMEPEEQKRLLTKVHSKAVEIVELINRFFDLAKLESGDRDIPLTRVEMNEICRSSILMFYDLLQSRKLEAVIDIPDTPVYAKGNEEALSRVLDNLLSNAIRYGGDGDKIGVTLRCDDDHVYVDVWDRGKGIGERDQRLIFERMYTLEDSRNQSFQGSGLGLTITKRLVEEMYGDITVRSKPFKSTVFTVKLGRLS
- a CDS encoding response regulator transcription factor; translation: MNGTILLVEDDLSIGEMVVSYLSGEGFQLFHAHDGEEALQMFSHQTFDLILLDLMLPKLNGMDFLRIVREKSHVPILILSAKGGEADKAIGLGFGADDYIAKPFSMIELSARVKAAIRRATHYVDKLPQQSRVINVHELSMDMDNLTVSKNGVEVKLTAKELQILQLFLNNPKKVFTKQQIFSSVWNDDYYGDENVINVHMSRLREKIEDEPSAPQYIKTLWGIGYRLGEF
- a CDS encoding lactonase family protein, with protein sequence MMEQDVYFYIGTYGSDQDNGIYLAALNRESGEMQLLDGTSGIENATYLDFDELHRVLYAVSEKEASEVVAYSADPETRKLSVLSRKPTDSSGTCHVSRSRDGKYLFTTGYSDGRITVFALEEGGAVGEITSIIRHSGRGLRDDRQSEAHPHSIFEDPHHKYVVVNDLGMDDVNLYRLEDGKLVTHREISLPPGSGPRHIAFHPSGQWLYGVNELNSTVTVYAYDATFGDLKMLQHISTLPEDVVMDNTGAHVLVSPCGRFLYASNRGHDSIVQYEIDTDTGMLHAVNWVSSGGKTPRHFNILPGGFLVSANQDNGLIASYKIDKDTGKLESTGYTIEVPRPVCICPVEKA
- a CDS encoding copper amine oxidase N-terminal domain-containing protein, with amino-acid sequence MTALIKRRIGLLVFAMLFVFSSTIQAAPAKTPAQIRVFLDGQEIKFQAAPVIKNGVTFVQFRPLFQTLGYKVNWTSATKQVTGTLADQKLVMKLGSTIAYVNGQKTKLPIAPYTKAGNTLVPLRFVAESTGLPVKWDAKAHTIKIDRKTVTDKASAEIKKLYKNQAAAESKGDFKGAMTAIHPKSPSYKEYEQSYKEMAGYNVKVSSFAYDVTVAGSSVVASVEKTYERTSGPFIWDYTIYYDVILKKNASGAWKEYDSALLDIEYHVPDGFLEQKPVVPEAEQTAMLNTLQTHYKGMNEEDRVTLLSAVYPKSPYFEMMNEAINAGIFDDLNFHIQADASHIVLYQDNEAVIYTEETDDADGDTYTSSSLYWLKKNNGQWLIYDLIDITD